One genomic region from Thermoleptolyngbya sichuanensis A183 encodes:
- a CDS encoding cadherin-like domain-containing protein, protein MDSAVENVQQLLQNTSKHIKVAVIDRTQNGVETLIQWLQQFPHLQQVHILAHGAPGRIFLGNTQLSQDTLQAYQEALRRIRQRRKISQAPLDLLLYSCNVAAGEVGTAFVESLHRLTGANIAASSGPVGNAALGGTWHLDTQTSAFPIALPFATAAAHRYPGLLAPVSISGIIANYVDLPDNTSTYTANEVGNPDGDSTANEPYTYNFPVGTNNNLVISGFTAASSTYNLVQLIDQLKLRRIPNPGVSNAEGRQVFWYEIQNLNSSSNVLNLRPSRINTMEEALLGNVINRGVDNVFANQGDNNINNIERIDFIASGGLTAPTAANLNDIGFLLLERGGNDPLTIAAITAVDASGNPTAYGPLQVVPTSAWGASSFNLSTAVLNDMGAGGDPRFSSNIAAQNIGGVFLSYSALGIGAGQTFFGYSVFPNDVGTDLVNLTDAALNSSSASGQGGLDLVAGGGIFVRSGSNLAPTLNLDPFNITGGPNDFNFQATFTGSAVAITAPNASGFDPNNSGADIETLTISVNAPNGNSEALIIGGTPFILGTANSGTVTIGSTTFAVSVAVSGTTATLTITRNGGGDLSNAAVSALLQSLQYNNTASSPNTTPRVFSFVANDGAQNSNTVTSTIGISVSSVNNPPVDDDENLSVAEDNPLTGNLLSNATDVDGDTLSITQFTIGSTTYTAGDTANIPGVGTLTINANGTFTFTPAPNYNGPVPPVSYVVGDGNGGTDTSTLSITVTPVNDPPIDGDETLSVAEDNPLTGNLLSNATDVDGDTLSITQFTIGSTTYTAGDTANIPGVGTLTINANGTFTFTPAPNYNGPVPPVSYVVSDGNGGTDTSTLSITVTPVNDPPVDGNENLSVAEDTPLSGNLLSNATDVDGDTLSITQFTIGSTTYTAGDTANIPGVGTLTINANGTFTFTPAPNYNGPVPPVSYVVSDGNGGTDTSTLSITVTPVNDPPIDDDETLSVAKNTPLSGNLLDNATDADGDALSVIEFTIDGDTYYSAGDTATIPGIGTLTINTDGTFTFIPVTGYVGPVPPVIYTVMDSSETTDVSTLSITVIPANSAPIDGNETLSVARDNPLSGNLLSNATDADGDTLSITEFTIGTTKFTAGQTANLPGIGTLTINANGTFTFTPATGYTGPVPPVTYTVSDGNGGTDTSTLSITVTGTDGNPALTIDLDSDDSSGVSGRDYQTRFVQGFPAPVADIDLTINSAGSTILQQAVITLVNRPNGTLESLSIRGALPPGITASAYNPATGQLILSGAASLADYKRAIATITYNNSARSVDTTNRTITVVVSNGTLTSPPATTTIEIASQNIINGSSGSDTIIGTDGDDVLNGFSDRDIINGRGGNDIINGGSDPDVLRGDEGDDILNGGTGNDDLDGGDGNDIINGGGGNDLIHGRAGDDLLNGGRGRDRIFGGTGRDTLNGGGGNDLLVGDEGDDVINGGRGNDRIIGGAGRDRLTGGQGNDLFIYRSKSEFGDVITDFEIVRDRIDLRAIFRGHGSMSNIRLRQVGADTQVDVKIGGQFATLGVLEAVNANTLQARHFIF, encoded by the coding sequence GTGGACTCAGCGGTCGAAAACGTCCAGCAACTTCTTCAAAACACCAGCAAGCACATTAAAGTTGCAGTCATTGACCGTACTCAAAATGGGGTCGAAACACTCATTCAGTGGCTACAGCAGTTCCCCCATCTCCAGCAGGTTCATATCCTGGCCCACGGCGCACCTGGCCGCATCTTTTTGGGAAATACCCAACTGAGCCAGGATACCCTCCAGGCTTACCAGGAAGCCCTGCGCCGTATCCGTCAGCGCCGGAAAATCTCCCAAGCTCCCCTAGACCTGTTGCTCTACAGTTGCAACGTGGCTGCGGGTGAAGTTGGCACCGCCTTTGTCGAAAGCCTCCATCGCCTCACGGGGGCCAACATCGCAGCATCCTCAGGTCCCGTGGGCAATGCGGCCCTCGGTGGCACTTGGCATCTCGATACCCAAACGAGCGCTTTCCCGATCGCCCTGCCCTTTGCGACGGCAGCCGCCCATCGCTATCCGGGTCTTCTGGCTCCCGTGAGCATCAGCGGCATCATCGCCAACTATGTAGACCTCCCGGACAACACCAGCACCTACACTGCCAACGAAGTCGGCAACCCTGATGGCGACAGCACTGCCAACGAACCCTACACCTACAACTTTCCAGTCGGCACCAACAACAATCTCGTCATTTCTGGCTTCACCGCTGCATCATCCACCTACAACCTTGTCCAGCTTATCGATCAGCTCAAGCTCCGGCGTATCCCCAATCCAGGTGTCTCCAACGCTGAGGGTCGTCAGGTCTTTTGGTACGAAATACAGAACCTTAATTCATCTAGCAACGTCCTCAACCTGAGACCGTCTCGAATCAACACGATGGAGGAGGCGCTCTTGGGCAATGTGATCAATCGAGGGGTTGATAACGTTTTTGCCAATCAGGGCGACAACAACATCAACAACATCGAACGGATCGACTTCATCGCCAGCGGTGGCCTCACGGCTCCCACCGCCGCCAACCTCAACGACATCGGCTTCCTTCTGCTAGAGCGGGGCGGCAACGACCCACTGACGATTGCTGCAATTACAGCCGTAGATGCTAGCGGCAATCCAACTGCCTACGGGCCCCTACAGGTTGTGCCCACATCGGCCTGGGGGGCTTCAAGCTTCAACCTGTCCACTGCCGTGCTGAATGACATGGGGGCAGGGGGCGATCCTCGTTTCAGTTCTAATATCGCGGCTCAAAATATCGGCGGGGTCTTCCTGAGCTATTCGGCCCTGGGTATTGGCGCAGGACAAACCTTCTTTGGCTACTCCGTCTTTCCTAATGATGTGGGTACGGACTTAGTGAACTTGACGGATGCAGCCCTGAACAGTTCTAGTGCCTCAGGACAAGGGGGCCTGGATTTGGTGGCAGGCGGCGGCATCTTTGTGAGGAGTGGTAGCAATTTGGCTCCTACTCTCAACCTCGACCCCTTCAATATCACAGGTGGCCCGAATGATTTCAACTTTCAGGCGACCTTCACAGGCAGTGCGGTTGCCATCACAGCACCGAATGCCTCCGGCTTCGACCCCAACAACAGCGGCGCAGATATCGAAACGCTCACCATCTCCGTCAACGCTCCCAATGGCAACAGCGAAGCCCTCATTATCGGCGGCACACCTTTCATCCTAGGGACTGCTAACAGTGGAACCGTGACGATCGGCTCCACGACCTTTGCAGTCAGCGTTGCTGTGTCTGGGACAACCGCCACCCTCACAATTACTCGGAACGGCGGCGGCGATCTTTCCAACGCAGCCGTAAGCGCCCTGCTGCAATCCCTTCAATACAACAACACAGCTTCGTCCCCCAACACAACGCCTCGTGTTTTCTCCTTTGTTGCCAATGACGGCGCGCAAAACAGCAACACGGTTACTTCTACCATCGGCATCAGCGTTTCCTCGGTTAACAATCCTCCTGTAGACGACGATGAGAACCTTAGCGTCGCAGAAGACAACCCGTTAACTGGGAACCTGCTGAGCAACGCGACGGATGTGGATGGCGACACCCTCAGCATCACCCAGTTCACCATCGGCAGTACCACCTACACCGCCGGGGACACCGCCAACATTCCTGGCGTAGGGACGCTGACCATCAACGCCAATGGCACATTCACCTTTACCCCAGCGCCAAACTACAACGGCCCCGTGCCGCCTGTGAGCTATGTGGTTGGCGATGGCAACGGCGGGACAGACACTTCAACGCTGAGCATTACCGTTACTCCAGTCAACGATCCACCGATTGACGGCGACGAAACTCTTAGCGTCGCAGAAGACAACCCGTTAACTGGGAACCTGCTGAGCAACGCGACGGATGTGGATGGCGACACCCTCAGCATCACCCAGTTCACCATCGGCAGTACCACCTACACCGCCGGGGACACCGCCAACATTCCTGGCGTAGGGACGCTGACCATCAACGCCAATGGCACGTTCACCTTTACCCCAGCGCCAAACTACAACGGCCCCGTGCCGCCTGTGAGCTATGTGGTTAGCGATGGCAACGGCGGGACAGACACTTCAACGCTGAGCATTACCGTTACTCCAGTCAACGATCCACCCGTCGATGGCAATGAGAACCTCAGCGTTGCAGAAGACACTCCGCTGAGTGGCAATTTGCTGTCGAATGCGACGGATGTGGACGGCGACACCCTCAGCATCACCCAGTTCACCATCGGCAGTACCACCTACACCGCCGGGGACACCGCCAACATTCCCGGCGTAGGGACGCTGACCATTAACGCCAATGGCACGTTCACCTTCACCCCAGCGCCAAACTACAACGGCCCCGTGCCGCCTGTGAGCTATGTGGTTAGCGATGGCAACGGCGGGACAGACACTTCAACGCTGAGCATCACGGTTACTCCAGTCAACGATCCACCCATCGATGATGACGAGACTCTCAGCGTCGCCAAAAATACCCCGCTAAGTGGCAATTTGCTAGACAACGCAACAGATGCAGATGGTGATGCACTTAGCGTTATCGAGTTCACAATTGACGGTGATACTTATTACAGTGCAGGCGATACTGCCACAATTCCAGGCATTGGCACACTGACCATTAACACAGACGGTACGTTCACGTTTATTCCGGTTACGGGCTATGTTGGGCCGGTGCCGCCTGTGATTTACACCGTCATGGATAGTAGCGAGACGACGGATGTATCTACGCTCAGCATCACAGTTATTCCTGCCAATAGCGCCCCTATTGACGGCAATGAGACCCTCAGTGTGGCAAGAGACAACCCGCTGAGCGGCAATCTACTGAGTAATGCGACAGATGCCGATGGCGACACGCTCAGCATCACCGAGTTCACTATTGGCACAACCAAGTTCACTGCTGGACAAACGGCCAACCTGCCGGGGATTGGCACGCTGACTATTAACGCGAACGGCACGTTTACGTTTACTCCAGCGACGGGATATACAGGGCCAGTGCCGCCTGTGACTTACACTGTCAGCGATGGCAACGGTGGCACTGACACCTCGACCCTGAGCATTACAGTCACAGGGACGGATGGAAATCCTGCGCTTACGATTGATTTGGATTCGGACGATAGTAGTGGTGTTTCTGGGCGGGATTATCAGACCCGCTTTGTGCAAGGATTTCCAGCGCCGGTTGCTGATATTGACCTGACGATTAATAGCGCTGGCAGCACGATTCTTCAGCAGGCTGTGATTACATTGGTCAATCGACCGAATGGTACCTTGGAGAGCCTTAGCATTCGGGGTGCCCTGCCGCCGGGGATTACCGCCTCTGCCTACAACCCTGCGACGGGTCAGCTAATTTTGAGCGGTGCGGCATCCCTAGCGGATTATAAGCGGGCGATCGCCACCATCACCTACAACAACTCCGCCCGCTCTGTAGATACCACCAATCGCACTATCACGGTGGTCGTCAGCAATGGCACGCTGACCAGCCCGCCTGCGACAACCACGATTGAAATTGCGTCCCAGAATATCATCAACGGCTCCTCAGGGTCAGACACCATCATCGGAACCGACGGGGATGATGTGTTAAACGGATTTAGCGACCGAGATATTATCAATGGTCGGGGCGGAAACGACATCATCAACGGTGGCAGCGATCCTGATGTTTTGCGAGGGGATGAAGGTGACGATATCCTCAACGGCGGCACTGGAAACGATGACCTAGATGGCGGGGATGGGAATGACATCATTAACGGCGGCGGCGGCAACGACCTGATCCACGGTCGAGCAGGCGATGACCTCCTCAATGGGGGGCGTGGTCGAGATCGGATTTTTGGCGGCACGGGTCGGGATACGCTAAACGGCGGCGGTGGCAACGATTTGCTAGTAGGTGACGAAGGCGACGACGTGATTAACGGAGGCCGCGGCAACGACCGGATCATCGGCGGTGCAGGACGCGATCGCCTCACTGGTGGACAAGGCAATGACCTCTTTATCTATCGCTCGAAGTCTGAATTTGGCGATGTCATCACGGACTTTGAGATTGTGCGCGATCGCATCGACCTGCGAGCCATCTTCCGAGGTCATGGCTCCATGAGTAACATCCGTCTCCGTCAGGTGGGTGCAGATACTCAAGTGGATGTCAAAATTGGGGGTCAGTTTGCGACCTTGGGCGTGCTAGAAGCCGTAAATGCAAACACCCTGCAAGCTCGTCACTTTATTTTCTAG
- the ureC gene encoding urease subunit alpha yields MSYRMDRRAYAETFGPTVGDRVRLADTELIIEVEQDFTTYGDEVKFGGGKVIRDGMGQSPISREDGAVDAVITNALILDWWGIVKADVGIKDGRIVGIGKAGNPYIQDNVTIVIGPSTEAIAGEGMILTAGGIDSHIHFICPQQIEVAIASGITTMIGGGTGPASGTNATTCTPGAWNIHRMLEAAEAFPMNLGFLGKGNSAKPEGLREQVEAGAIGLKLHEDWGTAPAAIDTCLSVAEEYDVQVAIHTDTLNEAGFVEDTLAAFKGRCIHTYHTEGAGGGHAPDIIKVCGELNVLPSSTNPTRPYTVNTLEEHLDMLMVCHHLDRGIPEDVAFAESRIRRETIAAEDILHDLGAFSIISSDSQAMGRIGEVITRTWQTGHKMKVQRGPLLQDSERNDNFRAKRYVAKYTINPAIVHGISDYVGSVEVGKIADLCLWRPAFFGVKPELVIKGGLIAWAQMGDANASIPTPQPVHMRPMFASYGGAIANTSFTFLSKAGVQNGIPEMLKLQREVLPVSNIRQVTKKDLKLNDYTPRIEVDPETYEVRADGELLTCEPATVLPMAQRYFLF; encoded by the coding sequence ATGAGCTATCGCATGGATCGCCGCGCCTATGCGGAAACCTTTGGCCCAACCGTGGGCGATCGCGTCCGTCTGGCCGATACCGAACTGATTATCGAAGTCGAGCAAGACTTTACCACCTACGGCGACGAGGTGAAATTTGGCGGCGGCAAGGTGATCCGCGACGGCATGGGGCAATCGCCCATTTCCCGCGAAGATGGTGCAGTGGATGCGGTAATTACCAATGCGCTGATTTTGGACTGGTGGGGCATTGTCAAAGCCGATGTGGGCATCAAGGACGGGCGCATCGTTGGCATTGGCAAGGCGGGCAATCCTTACATTCAGGACAACGTGACGATTGTGATTGGGCCCTCAACGGAGGCGATCGCCGGAGAAGGCATGATCCTCACAGCGGGCGGCATCGACTCGCACATTCACTTCATCTGTCCGCAGCAGATCGAAGTGGCGATCGCCTCTGGCATTACCACCATGATCGGCGGCGGCACCGGCCCGGCCTCCGGCACCAACGCCACGACTTGCACTCCCGGCGCATGGAATATTCACCGAATGCTAGAAGCAGCAGAAGCCTTTCCGATGAACCTGGGCTTCTTGGGCAAAGGCAACAGCGCCAAGCCAGAAGGACTGCGGGAACAGGTGGAAGCCGGAGCCATTGGGCTAAAGCTGCACGAAGACTGGGGCACAGCCCCAGCGGCGATCGACACCTGCCTTAGCGTGGCTGAAGAATACGATGTGCAGGTTGCCATCCATACCGACACGCTAAACGAAGCGGGCTTTGTGGAAGACACCCTCGCCGCCTTTAAGGGGCGCTGCATCCACACCTACCACACCGAAGGCGCGGGCGGCGGCCACGCGCCAGATATTATCAAAGTCTGCGGCGAACTGAACGTGCTGCCCTCCTCCACCAACCCCACCCGCCCCTACACGGTGAACACGCTGGAGGAACACCTGGATATGCTAATGGTGTGCCACCACCTCGATCGCGGCATCCCCGAAGACGTGGCCTTCGCCGAGTCGCGCATCCGTCGGGAAACCATTGCCGCTGAGGATATTTTGCACGACCTGGGAGCCTTCAGCATTATCTCGTCCGACTCGCAGGCCATGGGCCGCATCGGCGAAGTGATCACTCGCACCTGGCAAACGGGGCACAAAATGAAGGTGCAGCGGGGTCCACTGTTGCAGGATTCCGAGCGCAACGACAACTTCCGCGCCAAGCGCTACGTGGCCAAGTACACGATCAATCCGGCTATCGTTCACGGCATTTCTGATTACGTTGGCTCGGTGGAAGTGGGCAAAATTGCCGACCTCTGTCTGTGGCGACCCGCTTTCTTTGGCGTGAAGCCAGAGCTAGTCATCAAGGGCGGACTGATTGCCTGGGCGCAGATGGGCGATGCCAACGCCAGCATCCCCACGCCGCAGCCTGTTCACATGCGGCCGATGTTTGCCAGCTATGGAGGGGCGATCGCTAACACGTCCTTTACCTTTCTGTCTAAGGCTGGTGTGCAAAACGGCATCCCCGAAATGCTGAAGCTCCAGCGCGAAGTGTTGCCCGTGTCCAACATTCGCCAGGTGACCAAAAAAGATCTGAAGCTGAATGACTACACGCCGCGCATTGAGGTCGATCCCGAAACCTACGAAGTCCGCGCCGATGGGGAACTGCTGACCTGCGAACCTGCCACCGTGCTGCCGATGGCCCAGCGCTATTTCCTGTTTTAA
- a CDS encoding VOC family protein has product MDTPSILSHVSLGTNQFEQAVAFYDQVLPTLGCRKIEEFPGAAAYGKLFPEFWIQTPFNEQPASTGNGVHVAFIAASKEAVHAFYEAAIAAGGTSDGEPGPRPHYSPAYYGCFVRDLDGHKVAL; this is encoded by the coding sequence ATGGACACTCCCAGCATCCTCTCTCACGTTTCCCTGGGCACGAACCAGTTCGAGCAGGCTGTCGCTTTCTATGACCAGGTGCTACCAACGCTGGGCTGCCGCAAGATTGAGGAATTTCCCGGCGCTGCGGCCTACGGCAAGCTGTTTCCCGAATTTTGGATTCAGACCCCGTTCAATGAGCAGCCTGCTTCCACAGGCAACGGGGTGCATGTCGCCTTCATCGCGGCAAGCAAGGAGGCAGTTCATGCTTTCTATGAGGCAGCGATCGCCGCAGGCGGCACGTCAGACGGAGAACCTGGCCCCCGCCCACACTACAGCCCCGCCTACTACGGCTGCTTTGTCCGCGATTTGGACGGGCACAAGGTGGCTTTGTGA
- a CDS encoding transposase → MPATTCLYDQVLSLLRQSSNARDLRHLKALAWMVTALVCSGRLSLPQWEAYVPSRARQAQSTERRWQRFLGNRRVRVKSLYVPLVLAAIHRWQGRRLYLALDTTVLWNRYCRIHLTVTCCGRAVPLLWRVLEHPSATVSTKRYLPMLRLAHRLLQSYPDVMVLADRGFANHDLLEWLSQSRWHYCLRLPSDVVVQGPRRHPVKVGYLWPPKGEARLYEGVGIWSEGRWRCNLVLAHVKGVEEPWAVITDESPSLNTLWQYALRFRVEELFLDSKSGVFELEASGIRSAPALERLYLVAAIAILDGTTQGMAVQLDGLRCQVDPHWRRGISYLNIGLRWLKGAVNKGRTLLQLIALFTVDPEPCFASKKAEAHYYDRIWFSRIQSLCCQPTPGQSA, encoded by the coding sequence ATGCCAGCCACCACCTGCCTCTATGATCAAGTGCTGTCGTTATTGCGTCAATCCAGTAATGCCCGCGACCTGCGCCACCTCAAAGCGCTGGCGTGGATGGTGACGGCCCTGGTGTGCAGCGGTCGGTTGAGCCTGCCGCAGTGGGAAGCCTATGTGCCCAGTCGGGCCCGTCAGGCGCAAAGCACCGAACGCCGGTGGCAGCGCTTCCTAGGCAATCGCCGGGTGCGGGTCAAAAGTCTGTACGTGCCGCTGGTGCTAGCCGCCATCCATCGCTGGCAAGGTCGGCGGCTTTACCTGGCGCTCGATACGACGGTGTTGTGGAATCGCTACTGCAGGATTCACCTGACGGTTACCTGTTGCGGACGAGCGGTGCCGCTGCTGTGGCGGGTTTTGGAGCATCCCAGTGCCACCGTCAGCACGAAGCGATACCTCCCCATGCTGCGGTTAGCCCATCGGCTGTTGCAGTCGTACCCCGATGTGATGGTGTTAGCCGACCGCGGGTTTGCTAACCATGACCTGCTGGAGTGGCTAAGCCAAAGTCGCTGGCACTATTGTTTACGCTTGCCCAGTGACGTAGTGGTGCAGGGTCCGCGCCGTCATCCTGTTAAGGTAGGCTATCTGTGGCCTCCCAAAGGTGAAGCTCGACTCTATGAAGGGGTGGGAATCTGGAGCGAGGGGCGCTGGCGCTGCAATTTGGTGCTGGCTCATGTCAAAGGCGTCGAGGAACCCTGGGCGGTCATCACTGATGAGTCTCCCTCCCTCAATACCCTGTGGCAATATGCTCTCCGCTTTCGAGTCGAGGAGCTTTTCCTCGATTCTAAATCTGGTGTCTTTGAGTTAGAAGCTTCCGGCATCCGCTCCGCTCCGGCTCTCGAACGCCTCTATCTGGTCGCGGCGATCGCTATCCTTGATGGCACGACCCAGGGCATGGCGGTGCAACTCGATGGGCTACGCTGCCAGGTTGACCCGCACTGGAGGCGAGGGATTAGCTATCTCAACATAGGTTTGCGCTGGCTCAAGGGTGCCGTCAATAAAGGGCGAACACTGCTTCAGCTGATTGCCCTATTTACCGTTGACCCTGAACCCTGTTTTGCCTCTAAAAAAGCTGAAGCCCACTATTATGACCGCATTTGGTTTTCTAGAATTCAATCCTTGTGCTGCCAGCCGACACCCGGGCAGTCCGCATAA
- a CDS encoding LL-diaminopimelate aminotransferase, whose translation MQLANRLQPLRTNVFADMDRAKARARALGRDVIDLSLGSSDLPTPPHVLEAIAQSLPDPSTHGYLLFHGTRAFREAAAQWYMQKFGVAVDPETEVLPLVGSQEGTAHLPLAVLNPGDFALLLDPGYPSHAGGVYLAGGQIYPMPLRAENGFLPVFDDVPPPVLAQARMMVLSYPHNPTAAIAPLSFFQQAVEFCQRHDLVLVHDFPYADLHFSATPPPSVLQADPQKRCSIEFFTMSKSYNMGGFRVGYAIGNAELILALRQVKAAVDFNQYRGILNGAIAALTGPQDTVQTVVDTFRQRRDVFLSALHRIGWAVPIPHTAMYVWAKLPEPWGDRSVDFCTQLVEATGVAVSPGAGFGKSGEGYVRFALVHDPAILETAVDRIASFLTQ comes from the coding sequence ATGCAACTCGCCAATCGCCTCCAACCGCTGCGTACCAATGTCTTTGCCGATATGGATCGGGCCAAGGCGCGGGCCCGGGCGCTGGGCCGCGATGTAATAGACCTGTCGCTGGGATCGTCGGATTTGCCCACGCCGCCCCATGTGCTAGAGGCGATCGCCCAATCGCTGCCCGACCCCAGCACCCACGGCTACCTGCTGTTTCACGGCACGCGGGCCTTTCGAGAAGCAGCGGCGCAGTGGTATATGCAGAAATTTGGCGTTGCAGTAGACCCCGAAACGGAGGTGCTGCCGCTGGTCGGTTCTCAGGAAGGCACGGCGCATTTGCCGCTGGCAGTGCTAAATCCGGGCGATTTTGCCCTACTGCTCGATCCGGGCTATCCATCCCATGCGGGCGGCGTGTATTTGGCGGGCGGGCAGATTTATCCCATGCCGCTGCGGGCGGAAAATGGATTCCTGCCTGTGTTTGACGATGTGCCTCCGCCCGTGCTGGCGCAGGCGCGGATGATGGTGCTGAGCTATCCGCATAATCCCACAGCGGCGATCGCCCCGCTCTCGTTTTTCCAGCAGGCGGTCGAGTTTTGCCAGCGGCATGACCTAGTGCTGGTTCACGATTTTCCCTACGCAGATTTGCACTTTAGCGCCACGCCGCCGCCCTCGGTGCTGCAAGCCGATCCGCAAAAGCGCTGCTCTATCGAGTTTTTCACGATGTCCAAGTCCTACAACATGGGCGGCTTTCGCGTGGGCTATGCGATTGGCAACGCGGAGCTGATTCTGGCGCTGCGGCAGGTAAAAGCAGCGGTGGATTTCAACCAATATCGCGGCATCTTGAATGGGGCGATCGCCGCGCTGACGGGCCCCCAAGACACCGTGCAAACTGTGGTAGACACCTTCCGGCAGCGGCGCGATGTGTTCCTCAGCGCCCTCCACCGCATCGGCTGGGCTGTGCCCATTCCCCACACCGCCATGTACGTTTGGGCAAAGCTGCCGGAACCCTGGGGCGATCGCTCTGTCGATTTTTGCACTCAGTTGGTCGAAGCCACGGGCGTTGCCGTTTCCCCTGGCGCAGGCTTTGGCAAATCCGGCGAGGGCTATGTCCGCTTTGCCTTGGTTCACGACCCCGCTATTTTGGAAACCGCCGTAGACCGCATCGCAAGTTTCCTGACGCAATAG